In the genome of Cercospora beticola chromosome 2, complete sequence, one region contains:
- a CDS encoding uncharacterized protein (CAZy:AA3) — MPYHTKLPSDLNDVDVIIAGGGLAGCVVAGRLAEADKNLKILVIEQGPNNYGMPEVVHPALYPRNLFPTSKITLFWHGNESEQLAGRKPIVPSGGTLGGGSAMNWMVYTRAQRSDFDSWKCPGWSADEMLPFLKKLETYHGKGDKDRHGDSGPINVSKGTYTCSRSENAFVESAAALGYPEVQDLQNLDNNNAVERYYRYVGPNGRRQDAAHRYLHPKLQGNEYPNLHVLTEKQVLRVMFDGKKATGVEYQTNPKFMANPEYLDIGYVSPRVVKARKMVIVSAGANATPGILERSGVGGAEVLKKAGVEVVEDLPGVGSDYQDHHLSLWSYRTNLAPRECINGFQDGRFNIEEAIRMNDELLGTNAMDGQGKFRPTEEEVDALGPEFRKAWDRDFKDVPDRPLMILALYNCFYGDHSMLPDDAEYVSQANWTGYPFSRGHIHITGKTMADRPDFETGWLKDQGDNDVKKHIWAYKLSREMWRRMPIFRGELAMTHPRFPEGSKAAVVEKADGPIAKGDERIEYSEEDNKAIEQRVREILSTTWHSLGTCKMAPKEKNGVVDEKLSVHGLENLKLADLSIPPENVGANTGGTAFVIGERAADLFIKELGIEERQDSPTRAN; from the exons ATGCCGTACCACACGAAACTACCTAGCGACCTCAATGACGTGGACGTGATCATCGCAGGAG GCGGTCTCGCGGGCTGTGTCGTAGCAGGACGTCTCGCCGAAGCAGACAAGAACCTTAAAATCCTCGTGATCGAACAAGGACCAAACAATTATGGCATGCCCGAGGTCGTTCATCCAGCTCTGTACCCACGCAACCTCTTTCCAACGAGCAAGATCACTCTATTCTGGCATGGCAATGAGTCGGAGCAACTGGCAGGCCGGAAGCCCATCGTGCCTTCGGGTGGAACACTCGGTGGCGGAAGTGCAATGAACTGGATGGTATACACTCGAGCCCAGCGAAGCGACTTCGACAGCTGGAAGTGTCCCGGTTGGAGCGCAGATGAGATGCTGCCATTCTTGAAGAAG CTCGAAACCTACCATGGCAAAGGCGACAAAGACCGTCACGGCGACAGCGGACCCATCAATGTATCCAAGGGCACTTACACCTGCTCTCGCTCCGAAAACGCCTTCGTCGAATCTGCAGCAGCGCTTGGATATCCAGAAGTTCAAGATCTTCAGAATCTGGACAATAATAATGCTGTAGAGCGATACTACAGATATGTTGGACCGAATGGCAGACGCCAAGACGCTGCACATCGGTACTTGCATCCAAAGTTGCAAGGAAACGAGTACCCGAACTTGCACGTTTTGACCGAGAAGCAGGTGTTGCGTGTTATGTTCGATGGCAAAAAAGCAACTGGCGTGGAGTACCAGACCAACCCGAAGTTTATGGCGAATCCAGAGTACCTCGATATCGGATACGTATCTCCTAGGGTCGTGAAGGCACGAAAGATGGTCATCGTCTCTGCCGGTGCGAATGCTACGCCAGGTATCTTGGAGAGATCCGGAGTCGGCGGCGCTGAGGTCTTAAAGAAGGCTGGCGTGGAAGTTGTCGAAGATCTTCCAGGTGTTGGATCGGACTACCAAGATCATCATCTCTCATTGTGGTCATACCGAACGAACCTCGCGCCGAGAGAGTGCATCAACGGCTTCCAGGACGGAAGGTTCAACATTGAAGAAGCCATTAGGATGAACGATGAGTTGCTTGGTACCAACGCAATGGACGGAC AGGGAAAGTTCCGTCCTACTGAAGAAGAGGTCGACGCGCTGGGACCAGAGTTTCGAAAGGCTTGGGATCGAGATTTCAAGGACGTCCCAGACCGTCCTTTGATGATCCTCGCTCTCTACAACTG CTTTTACGGCGACCACAGCATGCTGCCCGATGATGCAGAGTACGTCTCTCAAGCCAACTGGACGGGCTACCCCTTCAGCCGCGGCCACATCCACATCACCGGCAAGACGATGGCTGATCGTCCCGATTTCGAGACCGGCTGGCTCAAAGACCAAGGCGATAACGATGTGAAGAAACACATCTGGGCCTACAAACTCTCACGGGAGATGTGGCGCCGCATGCCAATTTTCCGCGGCGAGCTCGCCATGACGCATCCACGCTTCCCAGAAGGCTCGAAAGCTGCCGTCGTTGAGAAGGCCGATGGACCGATTGCGAAGGGTGATGAGAGGATTGAGTACTCCGAGGAAGATAACAAGGCGATTGAACAGAGGGTCCGAGAGATTTTGTCGACGACTTGGCATTCGCTCGGAACGTGCAAGATGGCTCCGAAGGAGAAAAATGGCGTTGTTGACGAGAAGCTGAGTGTTCACGGCCTGGAAAATCTTAAGTTGGCTGATTTGTCGATCCCGCCAGAGAATGTGGGAGCGAATACTGGTGGCACGGCGTTCGTGATTGGTGAGCGGGCTGCTGATTTGTTCATCAAAGAGCTGGGCATTGAGGAGAGGCAGGATTCTCCTACGAGAGCAAATTGA
- a CDS encoding uncharacterized protein (BUSCO:EOG09263V60) produces the protein MDRSRLLWRSFANAKPLTPQWICRRCLHRRETPPSPSQLLRSARQRSQQHQRQSRRHNSTKYDQPGDDPNFVGLADTPPVLIRAGKKHNFYGLAFLATIPITAFILGCWQVQRLTWKTDLIAKFEDRLIRDPLPLPPRIDPDAIQEFDYRRVYARGKFDHSREMLIGPRLLDGEDGYLVITPLVREDQGEGSTILVCRGWIPKDKASQAKRPEGLPTGEVVVQGLLREPWKKNMFTPDNVPQEGVWHFPDVKQMAEHSGSQPVWIEETMKNDLLETYRRTEKGIPIGRPPEVNLRNNHTQYIFTWFSLSLATTIMMWMVVKKPPGGGARAAGRAVRRNG, from the coding sequence ATGGATCGCTCGCGTTTGCTTTGGCGGTCCTTCGCCAACGCCAAGCCCTTGACACCGCAATGGATCTGCAGACGttgcctccaccgccgcgaAACTCCGCCCTCCCCATCTCAGCTCCTCCGCTCCGCGCGCCAGCGAAGCCAACAGCACCAACGACAATCACGCCGACACAATAGCACAAAATACGATCAACCTGGCGATGACCCAAACTTTGTTGGCCTCGCAGATACACCACCAGTTCTCATTCGCGCCGGGAAGAAACATAACTTCTACGGCCTTGCTTTCCTCGCGACAATTCCAATCACAGCTTTCATCCTCGGCTGTTGGCAAGTCCAGCGTCTGACATGGAAGACCGACCTCATCGCGAAGTTTGAGGATCGGTTGATTCGAGAtccgcttcctcttcctccgagGATAGATCCCGATGCGATTCAAGAATTCGACTACCGAAGGGTGTACGCGAGGGGAAAGTTTGATCATTCGAGGGAGATGTTGATCGGGCCGAGACTATTAGATGGAGAAGACGGGTACTTGGTCATTACGCCATTGGTTCGAGAAGACCAGGGTGAAGGAAGCACGATCCTGGTATGCAGAGGTTGGATTCCCAAGGACAAAGCTTCGCAGGCGAAGAGGCCGGAGGGACTGCCGACTGGTGAAGTCGTGGTGCAAGGTCTACTGAGGGAGCCTTGGAAGAAGAATATGTTTACCCCGGACAATGTACCACAGGAGGGCGTGTGGCATTTCCCAGATGTGAAGCAAATGGCGGAGCATAGTGGCAGTCAGCCAGTATGGATTGAAGAGACGATGAAAAATGATTTGTTGGAGACGTACAGGAGAACGGAGAAGGGTATACCGATTGGGAGGCCGCCTGAGGTTAACTTGAGGAACAATCATACACAATACATCTTCACATGGTTCTCGTTGAgtttggcgacgacgatcaTGATGTGGATGGTGGTAAAGAAGCCGCCGGGAGGTGGTGCGAGAGCTGCTGGGAGGGCAGTGAGGAGAAATGGGTAG